In Mycoplasmopsis maculosa, one genomic interval encodes:
- the coaE gene encoding dephospho-CoA kinase (Dephospho-CoA kinase (CoaE) performs the final step in coenzyme A biosynthesis.), producing MIAIIGKVGVGKSYLIEKLTKKGFRTLKSDNFINEKYKKDQILYKLINEKIGNFLNDDKGISKTFLKQWIYQNDHNLDILEKIVFNALFDELKNKKYDFVEIPILINKNYDFSSLFDKVLCLETNEKNYQKNLEKRNVDNLFKNKIMKKNNPFLIKKQLFGKLPIVNIYVDEHYENRIIDIFLEIL from the coding sequence ATGATTGCAATAATTGGAAAAGTTGGTGTTGGTAAAAGTTATCTTATAGAAAAATTGACAAAAAAAGGTTTTAGAACTTTAAAAAGCGATAATTTTATTAATGAAAAATACAAAAAAGATCAAATTCTTTATAAATTAATAAATGAAAAAATAGGTAACTTTTTAAATGACGATAAAGGGATAAGTAAAACTTTTTTAAAACAATGAATTTACCAAAATGACCATAACTTAGATATATTAGAAAAAATAGTATTTAATGCACTTTTTGATGAACTTAAAAATAAAAAATATGATTTTGTTGAAATACCTATTTTAATTAATAAAAATTATGATTTTTCTTCTTTGTTTGACAAAGTTTTATGCTTAGAAACAAATGAAAAAAATTATCAAAAAAATTTAGAAAAAAGAAATGTGGATAACTTATTTAAAAATAAAATAATGAAAAAAAACAACCCTTTTTTAATTAAAAAACAACTTTTTGGAAAATTACCTATTGTTAATATCTATGTGGATGAGCATTACGAAAATAGAATAATTGATATTTTTTTAGAAATACTTTAG
- a CDS encoding ABC transporter permease subunit codes for MSAKTIAVEEKQQVKRKPLASFLSFLTLNNVKSGARSTLNSIWAVVFGLIVGIIFTFIAFNENGFEFIINIFRGGFDNLSELAILFVVFGIASIGVGLSFKSGLFNIGIPGQMMLAGTVAFMLIGYFGNLRDKGTSVLTNDALAFLILFASGLVGFAFALIPGFLKAYFKIHEVVSTIILNWIAVYLCLWVWRPNSPIQVNMLLPKGDPLVSGFFLIEGSLFNSSTAWIIGLVLLVIISASVFVVLKYTSLGYKVKMNGINVNASSYAGVNQKLTTILTMGFGGLLAGFAAFFYFVFKQGRYSIPSSNEPLVVGFDTIAIALLGNNSPIGIVFSSFFYGILKNSDSFIRTIYSSSPNISRGGLDVLVGVIIYFAALSNVFASFRPIHYFTKLIGTLKQKWYKEYYFKTYLPRKKQIKEETRIALLHAKALYKKNSLEYKRILSEIKQIEREALQKIQIQTHKNFGTNLEKINKLNQTKEQLVQNISILKQRILWLQDQLYALGYQQALSNKLQRDYEIKLVKYSYISEGQKIDKTEVESNIKEIEENFNKWINIYANSEKTNAKSILEIKGLIKQYKKDIQSLTYILDNINGKLSSKNVETIFSDLSKQKLSLKEELEKLGYYQISDIKNLSKSKLKILHTEKTKNRNLAWERFKFAYTNIIFLSKTTNSVYSHQELINACETDLLIYKNAFEQGKITQEEYDAKINSIEDILSKYRNVKLVEINFLKQEKSDLLKFVKKAKSEDTSAQLERISQIDSQISELENEWNTTSNNLMKELWNETNLENYDNYMAIFKRRNAILKGEN; via the coding sequence ATGAGCGCAAAAACAATCGCTGTTGAAGAAAAACAACAAGTTAAAAGAAAACCATTAGCATCATTCTTGTCATTTTTAACTTTAAATAACGTAAAATCTGGTGCTAGATCTACATTAAACTCAATTTGAGCAGTTGTATTTGGTTTAATAGTAGGTATAATATTTACTTTTATAGCATTCAATGAAAATGGTTTTGAATTTATTATCAACATATTTAGAGGTGGATTCGACAATTTAAGCGAATTAGCAATTTTATTTGTTGTATTTGGTATAGCTTCTATTGGTGTTGGTTTATCATTTAAATCAGGTTTATTTAACATTGGTATACCAGGTCAAATGATGTTAGCAGGAACAGTTGCTTTCATGTTGATTGGTTATTTTGGTAATTTAAGAGATAAAGGAACTAGTGTATTAACAAATGACGCATTAGCATTTCTTATATTATTTGCTTCAGGGCTAGTAGGATTTGCATTTGCATTAATTCCTGGTTTTTTAAAAGCTTATTTTAAAATACACGAAGTTGTTTCAACAATTATTCTTAACTGAATAGCTGTTTATTTATGTTTATGAGTTTGAAGACCAAATTCACCAATTCAAGTAAATATGTTATTACCAAAAGGTGATCCATTGGTTTCTGGGTTTTTCTTAATTGAAGGATCATTATTTAATTCATCAACTGCATGAATAATCGGTTTAGTTTTACTTGTTATTATTTCTGCTAGTGTATTTGTAGTATTAAAATATACATCATTAGGTTATAAAGTAAAAATGAATGGTATAAATGTAAATGCTTCATCATATGCTGGTGTTAACCAAAAATTAACAACTATTTTAACAATGGGATTTGGTGGGTTACTAGCAGGATTTGCAGCATTTTTCTACTTTGTATTTAAACAAGGAAGATATAGTATTCCTTCAAGTAATGAACCACTTGTAGTTGGTTTCGATACAATTGCCATAGCATTATTGGGAAATAATTCACCAATCGGTATAGTATTTTCTTCATTCTTCTATGGTATTCTTAAAAACTCAGATTCATTCATTAGAACAATTTATTCATCAAGTCCTAATATTTCACGTGGTGGATTAGATGTTTTAGTTGGTGTTATTATTTATTTTGCTGCTTTAAGTAATGTATTTGCATCATTTAGACCAATTCATTACTTTACAAAATTAATTGGTACATTAAAACAAAAATGATATAAAGAATATTACTTTAAAACATATTTACCAAGAAAAAAACAAATCAAAGAAGAAACAAGAATTGCATTATTACATGCAAAAGCACTTTATAAAAAGAATTCATTAGAATACAAGAGAATTCTTTCAGAAATTAAGCAAATTGAAAGAGAAGCCTTACAAAAGATTCAAATTCAAACACATAAAAACTTTGGTACAAATTTAGAAAAAATTAATAAATTAAACCAAACAAAAGAACAACTAGTTCAAAATATTTCAATTTTAAAACAAAGAATTTTATGATTACAAGATCAACTTTATGCATTAGGCTATCAACAAGCTTTATCAAATAAATTACAAAGAGATTATGAAATTAAATTAGTTAAATATTCATACATTTCTGAAGGTCAAAAAATTGACAAAACTGAAGTTGAATCTAATATTAAAGAAATAGAAGAAAACTTTAATAAATGAATAAATATTTACGCTAATTCAGAAAAAACTAATGCTAAAAGTATTTTAGAAATTAAGGGTTTAATTAAACAATACAAGAAAGATATTCAAAGCTTAACTTATATTTTAGATAATATAAATGGAAAATTATCTTCAAAAAATGTTGAAACTATTTTTTCAGATTTATCTAAACAAAAATTATCCTTAAAAGAAGAATTAGAAAAATTAGGTTACTATCAAATTTCAGATATTAAGAATTTATCTAAATCTAAACTTAAAATTTTACATACAGAAAAAACAAAGAACAGAAATCTTGCCTGAGAAAGATTTAAATTTGCTTACACAAATATTATTTTCTTATCAAAAACAACAAATTCTGTTTATTCACATCAAGAATTAATAAATGCTTGTGAAACAGATTTATTAATTTACAAAAATGCTTTTGAACAAGGCAAAATAACTCAAGAAGAATATGATGCTAAAATAAATAGCATTGAAGATATTCTTTCAAAATACAGAAATGTTAAACTTGTTGAAATTAATTTCTTAAAACAAGAAAAATCAGATTTATTAAAATTTGTTAAAAAAGCTAAAAGTGAAGACACAAGTGCACAACTTGAAAGAATTTCACAAATTGATTCACAAATTTCTGAATTAGAAAACGAATGAAATACTACTTCAAATAATTTAATGAAAGAATTATGAAACGAAACTAATTTAGAAAATTATGATAACTACATGGCAATATTCAAACGTAGAAATGCAATATTAAAAGGAGAAAACTAG
- a CDS encoding BMP family ABC transporter substrate-binding protein, with product MRKNKLFIPFLSTVSATSLVALSAACGTTVKEYTEEGKISKAEVVQPIANDKVDVAKGTVIEATVGSEKIKTLQTLSDITTQKFSIHEDYLTNGVIDYAKLPKIALFIDGGGEKDKSFNQSAWEALRKLSVQLGVDDVNYAKDSFNTFSEPGAANLPSAYLAAIKGGAKYIVLNGFTQGDTLKTFIAKASNQKLIKDNGVVFITIDFDESKHDFFVNNPGHILPVNFNTREAAWMAGYALAEYNKDNADATQRTLGAFGGLPFPGVTDFIVGILNGIIDANTEIEANTTTSIRDVINLKSGFEIGKTEATNAVNEIKESRAWFPVAGSITTYAASELRKTENAGKFLIGVDADQSLAIPENAFFTSVQKQVGQIVYNILGSLYQNKNVDSLYPGFVIGQANGPEKLSFGYSSVDKPQENYVKVAGAYMKDQTLTTKAQSFLTAATTKYSSEKQTILAKMQERFDASGAPSQQEDQRIFTYLNYLAGLTRTTKKVVSTATPAAPSAGSSSEGSQA from the coding sequence ATGCGTAAAAACAAATTATTTATTCCATTTTTAAGCACTGTTTCAGCTACATCATTAGTGGCTTTATCAGCAGCTTGTGGAACAACAGTTAAAGAATATACAGAAGAAGGAAAAATTTCAAAAGCTGAAGTAGTTCAACCTATTGCAAATGACAAAGTTGATGTTGCAAAAGGTACAGTTATTGAAGCTACAGTAGGTTCAGAAAAAATTAAAACTCTTCAAACATTAAGTGATATTACAACACAAAAATTCTCAATTCACGAAGATTATTTAACAAATGGTGTAATTGACTATGCAAAATTACCTAAAATTGCTTTATTTATCGATGGTGGTGGTGAAAAAGATAAATCATTCAACCAAAGTGCATGAGAAGCTTTAAGAAAATTATCAGTACAATTAGGTGTAGATGATGTTAACTATGCAAAAGATTCATTTAACACATTCTCAGAACCAGGTGCTGCTAACTTACCTTCAGCTTATTTAGCTGCTATTAAAGGTGGAGCAAAATACATCGTTTTAAATGGTTTTACACAAGGTGATACTTTAAAAACATTTATTGCTAAAGCTTCTAACCAAAAATTAATTAAAGACAATGGCGTTGTATTTATTACAATTGACTTTGATGAAAGTAAACACGATTTCTTTGTTAATAATCCAGGACACATTTTACCAGTTAACTTCAACACAAGAGAAGCTGCTTGAATGGCTGGTTATGCATTAGCAGAATACAACAAAGATAATGCAGATGCTACTCAAAGAACATTAGGTGCATTTGGTGGTCTTCCATTCCCAGGTGTTACAGACTTTATCGTTGGTATTTTAAATGGTATTATTGATGCTAATACAGAAATTGAAGCTAATACAACAACCTCTATTAGAGACGTTATTAACTTAAAATCAGGTTTTGAAATTGGTAAAACAGAAGCTACAAACGCAGTTAACGAAATCAAAGAATCACGTGCATGATTCCCAGTTGCAGGTTCAATTACAACATATGCAGCTAGTGAATTAAGAAAAACAGAAAATGCTGGTAAATTCTTAATTGGTGTTGATGCTGATCAATCATTAGCAATTCCTGAAAATGCATTCTTTACATCAGTTCAAAAACAAGTAGGACAAATTGTTTACAACATTTTAGGTAGTTTATACCAAAACAAAAATGTTGACTCATTATACCCTGGTTTTGTAATTGGTCAAGCTAACGGACCAGAAAAATTATCATTTGGTTATAGTTCTGTTGACAAACCACAAGAAAACTATGTTAAAGTAGCAGGGGCTTACATGAAAGATCAAACTCTTACAACAAAAGCTCAAAGTTTCTTAACAGCTGCGACAACTAAATATAGTTCAGAAAAACAAACTATTTTAGCTAAAATGCAAGAAAGATTTGATGCTTCAGGAGCACCTTCACAACAAGAAGATCAAAGAATCTTTACATACTTAAATTACTTAGCTGGTTTAACAAGAACAACTAAAAAAGTTGTTTCAACAGCAACACCAGCAGCTCCTTCAGCGGGTTCATCATCAGAAGGTTCACAAGCTTAA
- a CDS encoding ABC transporter ATP-binding protein, translating to MKQEYAVEFDHITKDFVGIRANDDVTFKVKKGSIHALIGENGAGKSTLTSILFGLYEPTSGSFKINGKTMIIKDPNHANELGIGMVHQHFKLVNVYTNLQNIVMGSEFNFNNTNLIDYKSAAIKIKAIQDLYDFKFKLNQKTGSATVATQQKVEIMKMLYRDADILIFDEPTAVLTDQEIKGLLATMKEFRRNGKTIIFISHKLHEIKEVADEATVLRKGKVIGTFDVKETSIAELASAMVGKKVVMPKNSIPFDEENAKTEIELENVSVKNSSGISLKDINLKLRRGEILAIAGVEGNGQETLEYLFTGLLKPKAGKMLKHYYAEDGSETVKDISKWSVDMKNRKGNINIVPGDRHKHAMVLDFNIRDNSILRLLNDKKYAPFGFINSNKKEKLFQDIKINYDVRGTNNGNSMARSLSGGNQQKAVVGREMTNPHDVLVIVQPTRGLDVGAIDLIHTKIIKEKEAGKAILLISYELDEVLALADTIAVINEGRILSVKAASNYTREEIGLLMAESKKEGQEDK from the coding sequence ATGAAGCAAGAATATGCAGTAGAATTTGATCATATTACTAAAGATTTCGTTGGTATAAGAGCAAATGATGATGTTACATTCAAAGTTAAAAAAGGTTCTATTCATGCTTTAATTGGTGAAAATGGTGCCGGAAAAAGTACATTAACATCAATTTTATTTGGTTTGTATGAACCTACATCAGGCTCATTTAAGATCAATGGTAAAACAATGATTATTAAAGATCCAAATCATGCTAATGAACTTGGTATTGGTATGGTCCACCAACATTTTAAACTGGTTAATGTGTATACAAATTTACAAAATATAGTTATGGGTTCTGAATTTAACTTTAACAATACTAATTTAATTGATTACAAATCAGCAGCTATTAAAATTAAAGCTATTCAAGATTTATATGACTTTAAATTTAAGTTAAATCAAAAAACTGGTAGTGCAACTGTTGCTACTCAACAAAAAGTTGAAATTATGAAAATGCTTTATCGTGATGCAGATATTTTAATTTTTGATGAACCAACAGCTGTTCTTACTGACCAAGAAATCAAAGGTCTTCTTGCAACAATGAAGGAATTTAGAAGAAATGGTAAAACAATAATTTTCATTTCTCATAAACTTCATGAGATAAAAGAAGTGGCTGATGAAGCAACTGTTTTACGTAAAGGTAAAGTAATTGGCACATTTGACGTAAAAGAAACTTCTATAGCAGAATTAGCATCTGCTATGGTTGGTAAAAAAGTTGTTATGCCTAAAAACAGTATTCCTTTTGATGAAGAAAATGCTAAAACTGAAATTGAACTTGAAAATGTTTCAGTTAAAAATTCATCAGGTATTTCACTTAAAGATATAAATTTAAAATTAAGAAGAGGTGAAATTTTAGCAATAGCTGGTGTTGAAGGAAATGGTCAAGAAACATTAGAATACTTATTTACAGGTCTTTTAAAACCAAAAGCTGGAAAAATGCTTAAACACTATTATGCAGAAGATGGTTCTGAAACAGTAAAAGATATTTCAAAATGATCTGTAGATATGAAAAATAGAAAAGGAAATATAAACATAGTTCCCGGTGATCGCCATAAACATGCTATGGTACTTGATTTTAATATTAGGGATAACTCAATTCTTAGATTATTAAATGATAAAAAATACGCGCCTTTTGGTTTTATCAATTCTAATAAGAAAGAAAAATTATTCCAAGATATTAAAATAAATTACGATGTAAGAGGTACAAACAACGGTAACTCAATGGCTAGATCACTTTCTGGTGGTAATCAACAAAAAGCAGTTGTTGGTCGTGAAATGACAAACCCACATGATGTTTTAGTTATTGTTCAACCTACTCGTGGATTAGACGTTGGAGCTATTGACTTAATCCATACAAAAATTATTAAAGAAAAAGAAGCAGGTAAAGCAATTCTTCTTATTTCATATGAATTAGATGAAGTTTTAGCTTTAGCTGACACTATTGCTGTTATAAACGAAGGTAGAATTTTAAGTGTAAAAGCTGCTTCAAATTATACACGTGAAGAAATTGGTTTATTAATGGCTGAAAGTAAAAAAGAAGGACAGGAGGATAAATAA
- a CDS encoding ABC transporter permease, with translation MQFFSNFSNEVVIYGMILTLAAISGIFSERSGTVNIGIEAMMSFGGIGYALAAYIVYKIDPNFSNGIIQLILFGVAMLFGLLFGLLHGFATIKLKADHTISGVALNLLAVAAATIVVNSSFINSPTRTIPYNPQINEAYISAQWNGLEKIFSLSLLVFIIVVIASWVMLNKSSWGLRFKAVGENPQAVDVVGVNVYKIKWQGIMLSGAIAGLAGALFANKLGSAYNGNVQGLGFLGIAVMIMAHWNIGISVLTGFIFGVFQYAGTLATGSAFQELFGQEATKYSDLVRTIPYVLTLVFLISFSKLSPGPAAAGINYDKSAR, from the coding sequence ATGCAATTTTTTAGTAATTTCTCTAATGAAGTAGTTATTTACGGGATGATTTTAACTCTTGCTGCAATTTCAGGTATTTTTTCTGAAAGAAGTGGTACAGTTAACATCGGTATTGAAGCCATGATGTCATTTGGTGGTATAGGTTATGCATTAGCAGCTTATATTGTTTATAAAATTGATCCGAACTTTTCAAATGGTATTATTCAATTAATTCTATTCGGTGTGGCTATGTTATTCGGTTTATTATTTGGATTATTACATGGTTTTGCTACTATTAAACTTAAAGCAGATCATACAATAAGTGGTGTTGCTTTAAACTTACTTGCTGTTGCCGCAGCAACTATTGTTGTTAATTCAAGTTTTATTAACTCACCTACAAGAACAATTCCTTATAATCCACAAATTAATGAAGCTTACATAAGTGCACAATGAAATGGATTAGAAAAAATATTTAGTTTATCATTATTAGTGTTTATTATTGTTGTTATTGCTTCATGAGTAATGTTAAACAAATCAAGTTGAGGATTACGTTTTAAAGCTGTTGGTGAAAATCCACAAGCTGTTGATGTAGTTGGCGTTAATGTTTACAAAATTAAATGACAAGGTATTATGCTTTCAGGAGCTATAGCTGGATTAGCTGGTGCACTTTTTGCAAACAAATTAGGTTCAGCTTATAATGGAAATGTTCAAGGTTTAGGTTTCCTTGGTATAGCTGTTATGATTATGGCTCACTGAAATATTGGTATTTCAGTATTAACAGGATTTATTTTTGGTGTATTCCAATATGCAGGTACATTAGCAACTGGTTCAGCTTTCCAAGAATTATTTGGTCAAGAAGCTACAAAATATAGTGATTTAGTAAGAACAATTCCTTACGTATTAACACTTGTATTCTTGATTTCATTTAGTAAATTAAGTCCTGGTCCAGCTGCCGCCGGTATTAATTATGATAAATCTGCTAGATAA
- a CDS encoding YigZ family protein: MKLEPEYLEIKKSKFYSFIFEIKNKEEVSKIKDELSKEYKKARHICHAYSVTNNNINFTGFSDDGEPSGTAGRPIKELIKMRNIDNVAIFVVRFFGGIKLGGGGLIRAYVKSANLAIEKFIIKK; this comes from the coding sequence ATGAAATTAGAACCAGAATATCTTGAAATTAAAAAAAGTAAATTTTATTCTTTTATTTTTGAAATTAAAAATAAAGAAGAAGTTTCAAAAATAAAAGATGAATTAAGTAAAGAATATAAAAAAGCAAGACATATTTGTCATGCTTATTCAGTAACAAATAATAATATAAATTTTACTGGTTTTTCTGATGATGGTGAGCCAAGTGGAACAGCTGGTAGACCAATAAAAGAATTAATTAAAATGAGAAACATTGATAATGTTGCTATTTTTGTGGTTCGTTTTTTTGGCGGAATAAAATTAGGTGGCGGTGGATTAATAAGAGCTTATGTAAAAAGTGCTAATTTAGCTATTGAAAAATTTATAATAAAAAAATAA
- the smpB gene encoding SsrA-binding protein, with the protein MKIISENRRGLHGFKIIDKFEAGIELLGWEVKSARAGGIDLTNSYVYHKKGEMFLSESHFPKYMLLKCEEKRDRKLLLHKKEIIRIQSKLDKTPSSTIKPTKIYFNNKSKIKVEIALVQGMNKADKREEIKRKDNEKYIQKVQNYYK; encoded by the coding sequence ATGAAAATAATAAGTGAAAATAGAAGAGGTCTACATGGTTTTAAAATTATTGATAAGTTTGAAGCCGGTATAGAGCTTTTAGGTTGAGAAGTAAAAAGTGCAAGAGCAGGTGGAATTGATCTAACAAATTCGTATGTATATCATAAGAAGGGAGAAATGTTTTTGTCTGAATCACATTTTCCAAAATATATGCTATTAAAATGTGAAGAAAAAAGAGATAGAAAATTATTGTTGCATAAAAAAGAAATAATAAGAATTCAAAGTAAATTGGATAAAACACCAAGTTCAACAATTAAACCAACTAAAATTTATTTTAATAATAAAAGCAAAATTAAAGTAGAAATTGCTTTAGTCCAAGGTATGAATAAAGCAGATAAACGTGAAGAAATTAAAAGAAAAGACAATGAAAAATATATTCAAAAAGTTCAAAATTACTATAAATAA
- a CDS encoding DnaD domain protein — MKKNINYPFFKVHINGHINSEDFKNLRKFYSPILGSNAILLYEYLKDLGSADNNEFGFYDYDSLTYLLNMEIEKINEARIKLESVSLLSTMVDELDRKTVFIIEKPLDRNSVKKNAFIGNQLIKIMGKMNFEHLLGKEKSIIINKARHLVDISAKFEDVFISDDSPYDLEEVNSNLTETKEINKYIQEKIQFDTFKYSNLYESILKDDSRVFYSRMIGEEPSSNIVTLIKESRNNDFNDPCINLVFYYAFEANGKINSLYAEKIIQSLIDNKIIKFETVEKYLDDIASKKCKNFVNKKQLYKAIYVQNINTN; from the coding sequence ATGAAAAAAAATATTAATTATCCATTTTTTAAAGTTCATATAAATGGACATATTAATAGTGAAGATTTCAAAAATCTTCGTAAATTTTATTCTCCTATTTTAGGCTCAAATGCTATTTTATTATATGAATATCTAAAAGATTTAGGAAGCGCTGATAATAATGAATTTGGATTTTATGATTATGATAGCTTAACTTATTTATTAAATATGGAAATAGAGAAAATAAATGAGGCTAGAATCAAATTAGAATCTGTTTCATTATTATCTACTATGGTTGATGAATTAGATAGAAAAACTGTTTTTATTATTGAAAAGCCTTTAGATAGAAACAGTGTCAAGAAAAATGCTTTTATAGGTAATCAGTTAATAAAAATAATGGGCAAAATGAATTTTGAACATCTTTTAGGCAAGGAAAAATCAATAATAATAAACAAAGCAAGACATTTAGTTGATATTTCTGCAAAATTTGAAGACGTATTTATTTCTGATGACTCACCATATGATTTAGAAGAAGTAAATTCTAATTTAACCGAAACTAAAGAAATAAATAAATACATTCAAGAAAAAATACAATTTGATACTTTTAAATATTCAAATTTATATGAGTCAATATTAAAAGATGATTCAAGAGTTTTTTACTCAAGAATGATTGGCGAAGAACCTTCTTCTAATATTGTCACATTAATTAAAGAATCAAGAAATAATGATTTTAATGATCCTTGTATTAATTTAGTATTTTATTATGCATTTGAAGCAAATGGAAAAATTAATTCTTTATATGCTGAAAAAATTATTCAAAGTTTAATTGATAATAAAATTATTAAATTTGAAACTGTTGAAAAATATTTAGATGATATAGCTTCAAAAAAATGTAAAAATTTTGTAAATAAAAAACAATTATATAAAGCAATTTATGTTCAAAATATAAATACTAACTAG
- a CDS encoding RpiB/LacA/LacB family sugar-phosphate isomerase, giving the protein MGKKVVFASDHAAVELKNELRDYVKSMGYEVVDLGPEDNKVSTSYATQGHKLADYVKHNDVEFGVGMCGTGLGISYALNRHSGIRAARVTSVEDSRLAKLHNNANVIVFSGRYTPVSEAKAMLNEYIKTEFEGGRHESRIEQIEEFEE; this is encoded by the coding sequence ATGGGTAAAAAAGTTGTTTTTGCAAGTGATCATGCAGCAGTTGAATTAAAGAATGAATTAAGAGACTATGTTAAAAGTATGGGATATGAAGTTGTAGATTTAGGTCCAGAAGACAATAAGGTTTCAACATCATATGCTACTCAAGGTCATAAATTAGCAGATTATGTTAAACACAATGATGTTGAATTTGGTGTTGGTATGTGTGGAACAGGATTAGGTATTTCTTATGCCTTAAACAGACATTCAGGAATTAGAGCAGCACGTGTTACATCAGTTGAGGATTCAAGATTGGCAAAATTACATAATAATGCAAACGTTATTGTATTTTCAGGTCGTTATACACCTGTATCAGAAGCAAAAGCTATGTTAAACGAATACATTAAAACTGAATTTGAAGGTGGAAGACACGAATCAAGAATTGAACAAATTGAAGAATTTGAAGAATAA
- a CDS encoding TM2 domain-containing protein, whose protein sequence is MSKSGKSRIALILLSFFLDTLRIDRFYGGRILLGLLKAVF, encoded by the coding sequence ATGAGCAAATCAGGAAAAAGCAGAATTGCTTTAATACTTTTATCATTTTTCCTTGATACACTTAGAATTGATAGATTTTATGGTGGAAGAATATTATTAGGTTTACTTAAGGCGGTTTTTTAA
- a CDS encoding ATP-binding protein, which yields MNNIQSKVPKNKNFSEKAVLKIKSDSRLIKIISELKITDEEIFNNLVNFINLKENLDNIKNSIFNIKVKRGKLNNLIFEKTASNNKASKNVVKQMNLILTQITDSSDEAEIKKIKTNIKERENLVEYINILLQAFNTQNKDFYKNIYISGSSKSGKTYIANAIANEFASNGFSTAIIDTKDLYNFLTNKLKNKESFNDIILALKTVKILIIDNLGFEKNNAWFKYDILKEIISYRNNNKNINIYSSPLSLEELKRFYFESENTSNKFKVESLNSEIDFNLIQFKISNN from the coding sequence ATGAACAATATTCAAAGCAAAGTACCTAAAAATAAAAATTTTTCTGAAAAAGCAGTTTTAAAAATAAAAAGTGATAGTAGACTTATTAAAATTATTTCAGAATTAAAAATAACTGATGAAGAAATCTTTAACAATTTAGTTAATTTCATAAATCTTAAAGAGAATTTAGATAACATAAAAAACTCAATTTTTAATATAAAAGTTAAAAGAGGAAAATTAAATAATCTTATTTTTGAAAAAACAGCAAGTAACAATAAAGCTTCTAAAAATGTTGTAAAGCAAATGAATTTAATTTTGACTCAAATAACTGATTCTTCTGATGAAGCTGAAATAAAAAAAATAAAAACAAATATTAAAGAAAGAGAAAATTTAGTTGAGTATATAAACATTTTACTTCAAGCATTTAATACACAAAATAAAGATTTTTATAAAAACATATATATAAGTGGAAGTAGTAAATCTGGTAAAACTTATATAGCCAACGCTATAGCAAATGAATTTGCCTCAAATGGCTTCTCTACAGCTATAATCGATACAAAAGATTTATATAATTTTTTAACAAACAAATTAAAGAATAAAGAAAGCTTCAACGATATTATTTTAGCTTTAAAAACTGTTAAAATACTAATTATAGATAATTTAGGATTTGAAAAAAATAATGCTTGATTCAAATATGACATTTTAAAAGAAATAATCTCTTATAGAAATAATAATAAAAATATTAATATTTATTCTAGTCCTCTATCTTTAGAAGAATTAAAAAGATTTTATTTTGAATCTGAAAACACTTCAAATAAATTTAAGGTTGAATCATTAAACTCAGAAATTGATTTTAATTTGATTCAATTTAAAATAAGCAATAATTAA